From Nocardioides sp. HDW12B, the proteins below share one genomic window:
- a CDS encoding amino acid ABC transporter ATP-binding protein: MTGAGGPVLEVEGLRKRYGDRTVLDGVDLTVARHEVVCLIGASGSGKSTLLRCIDLLEDTDDGTVRFEGRDVTDPRVDRREVQRRIGVVFQAYNLFPHLTVLDNVTLAPRRVHGVGRRAAEERARELLGRFGLSDKADVHPDRLSGGQQQRVAVVRALATDPALLLLDEVTAALDPELVGEVLDILRALAEGGTTMVLATHEIGFAREMATTVCFLADGRVLEQGPPGQVLLDPREDRTRAFLRRVL; the protein is encoded by the coding sequence GTGACCGGCGCGGGTGGGCCGGTGCTGGAGGTCGAGGGCCTGCGCAAGCGCTACGGCGACCGGACCGTCCTCGACGGGGTCGACCTGACCGTGGCGCGCCACGAGGTCGTGTGCCTCATCGGCGCCTCCGGCAGCGGCAAGTCGACGCTGCTGCGCTGCATCGACCTGCTGGAGGACACCGACGACGGGACGGTCCGCTTCGAGGGTCGTGACGTGACCGACCCCCGGGTCGACCGGCGCGAGGTCCAGCGCCGCATCGGTGTGGTGTTCCAGGCCTACAACCTCTTCCCCCACCTCACCGTGCTCGACAACGTCACGCTGGCCCCGCGCCGCGTCCACGGCGTCGGACGGCGCGCGGCCGAGGAGCGCGCCCGCGAGCTGCTGGGCCGCTTCGGGCTGTCCGACAAGGCCGACGTCCACCCCGACCGGCTCTCCGGCGGTCAGCAGCAGCGGGTCGCCGTGGTGCGCGCGCTCGCCACCGACCCGGCGCTGCTGCTGCTCGACGAGGTCACCGCTGCGCTCGACCCCGAGCTGGTCGGCGAGGTGCTCGACATCCTGCGCGCCCTCGCCGAGGGGGGCACCACCATGGTGCTGGCCACCCACGAGATCGGTTTCGCCCGTGAGATGGCCACCACCGTCTGCTTCCTCGCCGACGGCCGCGTCCTCGAGCAGGGCCCGCCCGGACAGGTCCTCCTCGACCCCCGGGAGGACCGCACCCGCGCCTTCCTGCGCCGGGTCCTCTAA
- a CDS encoding amino acid ABC transporter permease — protein MTVSEWRPSELQRERLEVRRRQRLRSVLLASASAVVVLGGLVALVVTSPGWPTVQATFFDLEAAKDALPAVLEGFWLNIRLFLLAEPLILVVGLLVAAARVSRSPLLFPVRLLAVAYTDVFRGIPTILLVYLVCFGVPALGLQGVTTSLFWLALVALVLSYGAYVAEVFRAGIESIHPSQVASATALGLSSGQTLRHVVVPQATRRVLPPLLNDFVSLQKDTALVVGVGLFDALGTASDTANYTFNFTPYVVAAALFILLTIPLARYTDHVGRRLMERERAGAR, from the coding sequence GTGACCGTCTCCGAGTGGCGACCCAGCGAGCTGCAGCGCGAACGGCTCGAGGTCCGCCGACGCCAGCGCCTGCGCTCGGTGCTGCTGGCCTCGGCCTCGGCCGTGGTCGTCCTGGGCGGGCTCGTCGCCCTCGTGGTCACCTCGCCGGGCTGGCCCACGGTGCAGGCCACGTTCTTCGACCTCGAGGCCGCGAAGGACGCGCTGCCGGCGGTGCTCGAGGGGTTCTGGCTCAACATCCGGCTGTTCCTGCTCGCCGAGCCGCTGATCCTCGTCGTCGGGCTGCTGGTGGCCGCGGCCCGGGTCAGCCGGTCGCCGCTGCTGTTCCCGGTGCGCCTGCTGGCGGTCGCCTACACCGACGTCTTCCGCGGCATCCCGACCATCCTGCTGGTCTACCTCGTCTGCTTCGGGGTGCCGGCCCTCGGGCTCCAGGGCGTCACCACCTCGCTGTTCTGGCTCGCCCTGGTCGCCCTCGTGCTGTCCTACGGCGCCTACGTCGCCGAGGTCTTCCGCGCCGGCATCGAGTCCATCCACCCCTCGCAGGTCGCCAGCGCCACGGCGCTCGGCCTGTCCTCGGGCCAGACGCTGCGCCACGTCGTCGTGCCCCAGGCCACGCGCCGCGTGCTGCCGCCGCTGCTCAACGACTTCGTGTCGCTGCAGAAGGACACCGCGCTGGTCGTCGGCGTCGGTCTGTTCGACGCGCTCGGCACGGCCTCGGACACCGCCAACTACACCTTCAACTTCACGCCGTACGTCGTCGCGGCCGCGCTGTTCATCCTGCTCACGATCCCGCTGGCCCGCTACACCGACCACGTCGGGCGCCGCCTGATGGAGCGCGAGCGGGCGGGGGCCCGGTGA
- a CDS encoding ABC transporter substrate-binding protein — MRRSALSRVLPARARRLRGPAAVAVPLVLLAAAACAPTEDSAGSADGGSGDSGSDEAPSAEDCAVDQLPLKKDGTLTIGTDSPAFGPWFVDDDPTNGKGFESAVAYAVAEELGFAEDDVEWVTVRFNNSYKPGPKDFDFDINQISITEDREKVVDFSEGYYSAAQGVIALKDSPVAKAGSVAELADYKLGAQTGTTSLTAIRDIIQPSEDPLVFTDTNAAKQALLNGQVEAILADVPTAYYITAVEIPQASIIGQFQPETGEQEEFGMLFEQGSELRPCVDQALAALEEDGTLAAIETKWLSEVVDVPVLK, encoded by the coding sequence ATGCGTCGCTCCGCCCTGTCCCGTGTCCTGCCTGCTCGTGCCCGTCGGCTGCGCGGCCCCGCCGCGGTCGCCGTGCCCCTCGTCCTGCTGGCCGCCGCTGCCTGCGCCCCCACCGAGGACTCGGCCGGGAGCGCGGACGGAGGCTCGGGTGACAGCGGGAGCGACGAGGCGCCCTCGGCCGAGGACTGCGCCGTCGACCAGCTGCCGCTGAAGAAGGACGGCACGCTGACCATCGGCACCGACTCGCCCGCCTTCGGCCCGTGGTTCGTCGACGACGACCCCACCAACGGCAAGGGCTTCGAGTCGGCCGTGGCCTACGCGGTCGCCGAGGAGCTGGGCTTCGCCGAGGACGACGTGGAGTGGGTGACGGTCCGCTTCAACAACTCCTACAAGCCGGGCCCGAAGGACTTCGACTTCGACATCAACCAGATCTCGATCACCGAGGACCGCGAGAAGGTCGTCGACTTCTCCGAGGGCTACTACTCCGCCGCCCAGGGCGTCATCGCCTTGAAGGACTCCCCGGTCGCGAAGGCGGGCAGCGTCGCCGAGCTCGCCGACTACAAGCTCGGCGCCCAGACCGGTACCACCAGCCTGACGGCCATCCGCGACATCATCCAGCCGTCCGAGGACCCGCTGGTGTTCACCGACACCAACGCCGCCAAGCAGGCCCTGCTCAACGGTCAGGTGGAGGCGATCCTGGCCGACGTCCCGACGGCGTACTACATCACCGCGGTCGAGATCCCGCAGGCCTCGATCATCGGGCAGTTCCAGCCCGAGACCGGCGAGCAGGAGGAGTTCGGCATGCTCTTCGAGCAGGGCAGCGAGCTGCGGCCCTGCGTCGACCAGGCGCTGGCCGCGCTCGAGGAGGACGGCACCCTCGCGGCGATCGAGACGAAGTGGCTCTCCGAGGTCGTCGACGTCCCGGTCCTGAAGTGA